The DNA window CCGCGAGGTACTCCTCCACGTGGGCGCGGTCGATTCCGTACGAATGGACGCAAGCCCCCGGGTGGGCGCCGCGGGGGGCCACGACGACCAGGTCGATGTGAAGGGCGGACAGAAAGATCTCCCCGGGACGGGCGAGCAGTCTCTCCGCGGGAACGACCTCCTCCACGGTCACGATCGCCTGCTTCGCCGCGAGCACGGCGAGCCGGTCCGCTTCGAGAGCGGAGCAGACGACGTTTCCGTTTTCGTCGGCGCGGATCGCGTGGATGACCGCCCAGTCCGGCCGGATCGCCGGAACGACGAAGATCTCGTTCCCCGAGTACGGGTCCGTGACCTTCCGGAAGTCCTCCCGGACCTTCTCGTAGTCGGTCCCGGCGAATCCGAGCATCGGGTGGAACGGCAGTCCGGAGGCTCCCGCCTGGAGCCCGGCCAGGATGCCGGGTCAGGAGTGCTCGTGCGTGACGATCCTCCCGCGTTCCGCGGCCCTCCGGAAGTTGGGCGCCATCCCGTACTCCCCCATCGAAATCTGGGGGAACTCGACGGACCGGACACATCCCGCCCCCACCAGCATGTCGACATTGATCCCTCCGATGGGGACGGTCACGAGGTCCAGGTCCCTCGTTTCCCGGCGGATCATCTCCCGGACGAACGACATCGGGCTCATGACCATCGCTCCGCCGATCGCGACTTTCGCGCCCGACGGGACGGCGGCGGCGGCCTCGGCGAGCGTCACGAACGGTGCCTGGTTCATGGGGAACGGGTCTCCTTGGGGGATCCGGATGGGTGCATCGTACCATATCCCGGAAGGTTCTTTCCCCTTCCGGCGCGGGGAGAGCGGGTCGCCGCTCTCACGAGCGGCCCCCACCCAGGTACGATTCCCTGATCTTCGGATCGTTCAGCAGTTCCGGGGAGGGTCCTTCGTGGACGATTTTGCCGGTCTCCAGGACGTAGGCGCAGTGGGAGACCTTGAGGGCCTGCCTCACGTTCTGCTCCACCAGCAGGACGGTCGTCCCCTCCCGGTTGATCTCCCGGATGATCCGGAAGATGTGGGAGACGACGAGCGGCGCCAGCCCGAGGGACGGTTCGTCGAGAAGGAGAAGCTTCGGCCTCGCCAGAAGCGCCCTGGCGATGGCGAGCATCTGCTGTTCCCCGCCGGAGAGGGAGCCCCCCGCCAGGTTCCTCCTCTCCTTGAGGATCGGGAACCGCTCCATCGTCGCCTCGATGTCCTCCCTGACGCGGCCGTCCCTTCGTTGGTAGGCCCCCATCTCCAGGTTCTCGAACACGGTCATCCGGGAGAGGATCGCCCTCCCTTCCGGGACGAGCACGATCCCGCGTCTCACGATCTGCGCGGGGGTCAAGGCCGTGATCTCCTCCCGCAGAAAGGTGATCGTTCCCGCCGCGGGGCGCAACAGGCCGGCGATGGTCCGGAGCAGGGTCGTCTTCCCCGCACCGTTCGCCCCGATGATGCACACGATCCTTCCTTCGGGGACCGCCAGGTCGATCTCCCGGATCGCCAGGATGTTCCCGTAGCCCGTCGTGAGCCCGCGGACCTCAAGCATCGTCCTCCTCCTCCCTGCCGAGGTAGGCGGCGATCACGTCGGGGTTGTTCCGGATCTCCTCCGGCGTCCCCTCGGCGATCTTCTCGCCGAAGTGGAGGACGACGAGCCGGTCGCAAACCTGCATCACCAGGGACATGTCGTGTTCGATCAGGATGACCGTCACCCCGAGGTCCCGGATCTTCCGGATCAGGCGGTGGATCTCCTGCGTCTCGCTCTCGTTCATCCCCGCCACCGGCTCGTCCAGAAGCAGGAGTTTCGGCTCCCCCGCCAGCGCCCGTGCGATCTCGAGCCTGCGCTGGTATCCGTACGGCAGGGCCGAGGCGACGACGTCCTCCTGACCGCGCAGCCCCACCAGGGCGAGCAGTTCGTCCGTCTTCCGCCGCACGAGCTCCTCTTCCTCCCGCTGTCCCGGGGTCCGAAAGACGCTGCGCCAGACCCCGGCGCGGCTCCTCGTGTGCCTGCCCACCATCACGTTCTCCCGGGCGGTCATTTCGGGGAACAGCCGGATGTTCTGGAAGGTGCGGCCGACCCCCCGCCGGGTGATCCGGTGGGTCGCAAGGCCGCCGATCCGTTCCCCCCCGAACACGATTTCGCCGGATGCCCCCGGGATCATCGACGTTACCACGTGGAAGAGGGTCGTCTTTCCCGCCCCGTTCGGGCCGATCAGGCCGATAATCTCCCCGTCCCGGACCGAGAAGGAGACATCTCGCAGGGCGGTGACGCCGCCGAACGACATCGTCACGTTTCGCATGTCGAGCAGCATCTGCGTCAGCTTCCTCCCGCGGCTTTTTTCCCCGCGATCCGGTTCACGAGGGGAGGGTCGATCAACCCCTGCGGGCGGAACACCATCATCGCGACGAGGAGGATTCCGTAGACGATGTACCGGTAGTCGCTGACGGTCCGGAGGAACTCCGGAAGGGAGGTGAGAAACATCGCGCCGAAGACCGGGCCGAACAGGTGCTCGCTTCCCCCGAAGACGGCGAAGACGAGGATCTCCACCGCCCGGTGGTACGTGAAATCGGCCGGGCTGATGTACGACGTGGCGTGGGCGAACAGGGCGCCCGCGAACCCCGACAGCATCGCCCCCTGGGTGAAGGCGAGGACCTTGTAGTAGGTCGTGTTGATCCCCGCCGCTTCGGCGGCCTTCTCGTCCATCCGCACGGCGGCGTACGCACGGCCGATCCTCGAGGAGCCGAGGCGGACGAAGAACCAGATCACGCCCAAGGTGGCCGCGAGCA is part of the Candidatus Deferrimicrobiaceae bacterium genome and encodes:
- a CDS encoding ABC transporter ATP-binding protein, which produces MLEVRGLTTGYGNILAIREIDLAVPEGRIVCIIGANGAGKTTLLRTIAGLLRPAAGTITFLREEITALTPAQIVRRGIVLVPEGRAILSRMTVFENLEMGAYQRRDGRVREDIEATMERFPILKERRNLAGGSLSGGEQQMLAIARALLARPKLLLLDEPSLGLAPLVVSHIFRIIREINREGTTVLLVEQNVRQALKVSHCAYVLETGKIVHEGPSPELLNDPKIRESYLGGGRS
- a CDS encoding ABC transporter ATP-binding protein produces the protein MLLDMRNVTMSFGGVTALRDVSFSVRDGEIIGLIGPNGAGKTTLFHVVTSMIPGASGEIVFGGERIGGLATHRITRRGVGRTFQNIRLFPEMTARENVMVGRHTRSRAGVWRSVFRTPGQREEEELVRRKTDELLALVGLRGQEDVVASALPYGYQRRLEIARALAGEPKLLLLDEPVAGMNESETQEIHRLIRKIRDLGVTVILIEHDMSLVMQVCDRLVVLHFGEKIAEGTPEEIRNNPDVIAAYLGREEEDDA